The proteins below come from a single uncultured Carboxylicivirga sp. genomic window:
- a CDS encoding BNR-4 repeat-containing protein: MNPKTTLFAALLTSLFIANACVADQTEQTKSENIITEEGAWCWFADPRALHFENKEGTINSTYIGYIDVHGNIKATQHNFLTGVTNEVLIRSYFQPDDHNNPSFLILPDERVMIFYSRHTDEPCFYYRISKKPGDITSLGKEVRLDTKFNTTYPSPFILSDDPDHIYLCWRGINWHPTIGRLSMPDENDESSFDWGPYQMVQSTAARPYCKYDSNGKDQIYLAYTLGHPDNEYPNFLFYIVVDVNTKQLKDISGTVMSTIAEGPLKVNQNTFPHNYPKAVVDNPTDKRDWLWQTSTDKDGKPVIAMVQISEDKSSHDYYYAKWTGNEWTKSFIVNGGGHFHQSDEIEHCYSGGMAIDEMNTNVVYCSVPVNGEHGKVYELQKYVLNNNGSIASVEQVTQNSELNNIRPYIVTNSGNSPLHLVWMHGNYYDWIVSSRYPKGFATGIRADYPVYNGAVDLDKGLMLDERFEGTDNSGLVLTEDTSVIFKAVCKKSFSIVLTPKIQAESYNGTIIKTNAFIYGLDEATLKPYLVIRDKTIWSTNVLGTSDVWQTANRSTGGKWYDPTKFDYFSLAFIYDNKVLTIYRNGLIDQVVEVKDLKLKDISLGGFKGQIKNLKVYNRALIQEEIKALAK, encoded by the coding sequence ATGAATCCAAAAACAACTCTTTTCGCTGCGTTACTTACTAGCCTCTTTATTGCTAATGCATGTGTGGCTGATCAAACAGAGCAAACAAAATCTGAAAATATTATTACCGAAGAAGGAGCTTGGTGCTGGTTTGCCGACCCACGTGCTTTGCATTTCGAAAATAAGGAAGGAACAATCAATAGTACTTATATTGGGTATATCGATGTACATGGAAACATTAAGGCCACACAGCATAACTTTTTAACGGGTGTAACCAACGAAGTATTGATTCGATCTTATTTTCAACCCGATGACCATAACAATCCCTCATTTTTAATTTTACCTGATGAAAGGGTGATGATTTTTTATTCTCGTCATACCGATGAGCCTTGCTTTTACTATCGGATATCGAAGAAGCCTGGTGATATTACTTCTTTAGGCAAAGAGGTAAGGTTGGATACCAAGTTTAACACTACTTACCCTTCGCCTTTTATTTTAAGCGACGATCCTGATCATATTTATCTTTGCTGGCGTGGTATCAACTGGCATCCAACCATTGGACGTTTATCTATGCCTGATGAGAATGATGAATCTTCTTTTGACTGGGGACCTTATCAAATGGTTCAATCAACGGCTGCACGTCCTTATTGTAAGTATGATTCCAATGGTAAAGATCAAATTTATTTAGCTTACACTTTAGGCCATCCCGATAATGAATACCCTAATTTTTTATTTTATATTGTGGTAGATGTTAATACAAAGCAATTAAAAGATATTAGCGGAACAGTAATGAGCACCATTGCCGAAGGTCCGTTAAAAGTAAATCAAAATACTTTCCCACATAATTATCCCAAAGCAGTGGTTGATAATCCAACGGATAAAAGAGATTGGCTATGGCAAACTTCGACCGATAAGGATGGAAAACCTGTAATTGCAATGGTTCAGATTAGCGAAGATAAATCGTCGCACGATTATTATTACGCAAAATGGACCGGAAACGAGTGGACAAAGTCTTTTATTGTAAACGGAGGCGGGCATTTTCATCAAAGCGACGAAATAGAGCATTGTTATAGCGGAGGTATGGCCATTGATGAGATGAATACCAACGTGGTATATTGCTCAGTACCTGTTAACGGTGAACATGGCAAAGTATACGAGCTCCAAAAATATGTTTTGAATAATAATGGTTCCATTGCTTCTGTGGAGCAAGTAACACAAAACTCGGAGCTGAATAATATAAGGCCCTATATTGTTACCAATTCGGGTAATAGTCCGTTACATTTGGTTTGGATGCATGGTAATTATTACGATTGGATTGTAAGTTCAAGGTATCCTAAGGGATTTGCAACAGGTATTCGTGCCGACTATCCTGTTTATAATGGAGCTGTTGATTTGGATAAGGGATTAATGCTTGACGAAAGATTTGAGGGGACTGATAACAGTGGATTAGTACTAACTGAAGATACATCTGTGATTTTTAAAGCTGTTTGTAAAAAATCTTTCTCCATAGTATTAACTCCTAAAATACAAGCTGAATCTTACAACGGAACGATCATCAAAACAAATGCTTTTATATACGGTTTGGATGAGGCTACTCTAAAACCTTATTTAGTTATACGTGATAAAACCATTTGGTCAACTAATGTTTTAGGAACATCTGATGTTTGGCAAACAGCTAACCGAAGTACCGGTGGAAAATGGTACGATCCAACAAAATTCGATTATTTTAGTCTTGCATTTATCTATGATAATAAAGTGCTAACCATTTATCGAAATGGATTAATAGATCAAGTTGTTGAGGTTAAAGATTTGAAATTAAAGGATATTAGTTTAGGTGGTTTTAAAGGACAAATTAAAAACTTAAAGGTGTATAATAGGGCGTTAATTCAGGAGGAAATAAAAGCTCTTGCTAAATAA
- a CDS encoding ABC-F family ATP-binding cassette domain-containing protein, with amino-acid sequence MISVDGLTVEFGASTLFKDISFVINEKDRIALMGKNGAGKSTLLKILAGEREANKGKVAVPKDKVVAYLPQHLMTEDNRTVFEEASQAFAEIHAMAKRIEEINAELTTRTDYESDEYMQLIEDVSTLSEKYYSIEDTNYDAKIEQILLGLGFTRDDFNAPTSSFSGGWRMRIELAKILLRDPDLILLDEPTNHLDIESIQWLEEFLIACGKAVVVISHDRAFVDNITTRTIEVTMGRIYDYKVNYSQYLILRQDRRQHQLKAYEEQQKMIAENQAFIERFKGTYSKTLQVQSRVKMLEKLELVEVDEEDSSALRLKFPPAPRSGSYPVIVSEVSKSYDEHLVFKDASLTIERGEKVAFVGKNGEGKSTLVKAIMDEIKFDGELQLGHNTMIGYFAQNQASLLDEELTVFQTIDDIAIGDVRTKVKDLLGAFMFGGEESTKKVKVLSGGERTRLAMIKLLLEPVNLLILDEPTNHLDMKTKDILKSALQAYDGTLILVSHDRDFLDGLVTKVYEFGNKKVKEHLSDIKGFLETKKMEHLNELEAVKS; translated from the coding sequence ATGATTTCAGTTGATGGGTTAACCGTAGAGTTTGGTGCAAGCACCTTGTTTAAAGACATTTCGTTCGTGATTAACGAAAAAGACAGGATTGCTTTAATGGGTAAAAATGGTGCAGGTAAATCAACCCTGTTAAAAATACTGGCTGGCGAGCGCGAGGCCAATAAAGGTAAGGTTGCGGTTCCTAAGGACAAGGTAGTTGCTTATCTACCTCAGCACTTAATGACCGAGGACAACCGCACTGTTTTTGAAGAGGCATCGCAAGCGTTTGCCGAAATTCATGCTATGGCGAAACGTATTGAAGAGATTAATGCTGAGCTAACAACCCGCACCGACTATGAATCGGACGAATACATGCAACTGATTGAAGACGTATCAACCCTTAGCGAGAAATATTACTCCATTGAAGACACCAATTACGATGCTAAAATAGAGCAAATATTACTGGGCTTAGGTTTTACCCGCGACGATTTCAATGCCCCAACCAGCAGCTTCAGTGGCGGATGGCGCATGCGTATTGAATTGGCAAAAATCTTATTGCGTGATCCTGATTTAATTTTATTGGATGAGCCTACTAACCATCTTGATATTGAATCGATTCAATGGCTCGAAGAGTTTTTGATTGCCTGCGGAAAAGCAGTGGTGGTTATCTCGCACGACCGTGCTTTTGTTGATAACATTACCACTCGTACCATTGAGGTAACCATGGGCCGCATTTACGATTACAAAGTTAATTACTCGCAATACCTTATTCTTCGTCAGGATCGTCGTCAGCACCAGCTGAAGGCCTACGAAGAACAACAAAAGATGATTGCCGAAAATCAGGCCTTCATCGAACGATTCAAAGGTACATACTCTAAAACACTACAGGTTCAGTCGCGCGTTAAGATGCTCGAAAAACTGGAGTTGGTAGAAGTGGATGAAGAAGATTCGTCGGCACTTCGTTTGAAATTTCCACCAGCACCCCGCTCGGGTTCTTATCCGGTTATTGTAAGCGAAGTTAGCAAGAGTTACGACGAGCATCTGGTTTTTAAAGATGCTTCGTTAACCATCGAGCGTGGTGAAAAAGTAGCTTTTGTGGGTAAAAACGGTGAAGGTAAATCAACGTTGGTAAAAGCCATTATGGACGAAATAAAATTTGATGGCGAACTTCAACTCGGCCACAATACCATGATTGGTTACTTTGCCCAAAACCAGGCTTCTCTGTTAGATGAAGAGTTAACCGTATTTCAAACCATTGATGACATTGCTATTGGTGATGTACGTACCAAGGTGAAAGACTTATTAGGAGCTTTTATGTTTGGTGGTGAAGAATCAACCAAAAAAGTAAAGGTATTATCAGGAGGTGAACGTACTCGTTTGGCTATGATCAAGCTTTTATTAGAACCCGTTAATCTTTTGATTCTGGATGAGCCTACCAACCACCTTGATATGAAAACCAAAGACATATTGAAAAGTGCTCTTCAAGCCTATGATGGTACTTTAATCCTGGTTTCGCATGACCGTGACTTCCTGGATGGATTAGTAACTAAGGTTTATGAATTTGGAAACAAAAAAGTAAAAGAGCACCTGAGCGATATTAAAGGATTTCTCGAAACTAAAAAGATGGAACACTTAAATGAGTTAGAAGCAGTAAAATCTTAA
- a CDS encoding AMP-binding protein yields the protein MNKLSYDNGISTTPLLGITIGEQLKQTVEKYPDNEALVVPYQNYRATYQEFWEQVEEVAKGILSYGVKKGDRVGIWSPNRYEWILVQFATCRIGVIMVNVNPAYKAAELKYALKQSEISLLIMSKGFRQTSYVSILSEVRAECIHLKNIVVIDNDWKKMLEAGRKISDEQLYEIESSLQFDEPINIQYTSGTTGFPKGATLSHHNILNNGFFIGERLAYTENDKVAIPVPLYHCFGMVLANIAIVTHGACMVLTGEAFDPEVVMKTVQDEKCTSLYGVPLMFIAELNHPNFSQYDFSTLRTGIMAGASCPESAMKAVREKMNMKDIGICYGMTETSPVSTQTFVDDTEYRRCATVGKVHPHLEIKIIDPETGKIVPRGERGEFCTRGYSVMLKYWNNPEATAAVIDEGRWMHTGDLAEMDDDGYVKIVGRIKDLIIRGGENISPFEIEEYLHNHDEIKDVQVIGVPDAKYGEQVMAWVVLQDGSRITEEDLINYCKGQIATFKIPKYWKFVDEFPTTVTGKVRKVEMREISCRELGLEQRK from the coding sequence GTGAATAAGTTATCGTATGACAATGGTATATCCACTACACCATTGCTAGGTATCACCATTGGTGAACAATTGAAACAAACAGTAGAAAAATATCCTGATAACGAAGCATTAGTAGTTCCTTATCAAAACTATCGTGCTACATATCAGGAATTTTGGGAGCAGGTAGAAGAGGTTGCCAAAGGAATTCTGTCTTATGGAGTAAAAAAGGGGGATCGTGTAGGTATCTGGTCACCTAACCGTTACGAATGGATACTGGTTCAGTTTGCAACATGCCGTATTGGGGTTATCATGGTAAATGTGAATCCGGCATATAAAGCCGCTGAATTGAAATATGCATTAAAGCAATCGGAAATTAGTTTGTTGATCATGTCGAAAGGTTTTCGTCAGACCAGCTATGTTAGTATTTTAAGTGAAGTAAGAGCAGAGTGCATCCACTTGAAAAACATAGTGGTGATTGACAATGATTGGAAAAAAATGCTTGAGGCAGGTAGAAAAATTTCGGATGAACAACTTTACGAAATAGAAAGCAGTCTTCAGTTTGATGAACCTATCAATATTCAATATACATCCGGAACAACCGGTTTTCCCAAAGGAGCAACTCTTTCGCATCATAACATATTAAATAATGGATTTTTTATTGGTGAGCGATTAGCGTATACCGAAAATGATAAAGTAGCTATTCCGGTACCTTTGTACCACTGTTTTGGAATGGTACTAGCCAACATTGCTATTGTAACACACGGAGCGTGTATGGTTTTAACCGGTGAAGCATTCGATCCGGAAGTTGTGATGAAAACCGTTCAGGATGAAAAATGTACCTCTCTTTATGGAGTGCCATTAATGTTTATTGCAGAGTTAAATCATCCTAATTTTAGTCAATACGACTTTTCAACTTTACGTACCGGAATTATGGCCGGAGCTTCTTGTCCGGAATCGGCAATGAAAGCGGTACGTGAGAAAATGAATATGAAAGATATTGGTATTTGTTACGGTATGACAGAAACGTCGCCGGTAAGTACCCAAACTTTTGTTGATGATACCGAATATCGCAGATGCGCTACCGTTGGTAAAGTTCATCCTCACCTCGAAATTAAGATTATTGACCCTGAGACTGGTAAGATTGTTCCTCGTGGTGAGAGAGGTGAGTTTTGTACTCGTGGTTATTCTGTTATGTTAAAATACTGGAATAATCCTGAGGCAACAGCTGCCGTAATTGATGAAGGAAGATGGATGCATACGGGCGATTTAGCAGAGATGGACGATGACGGATATGTAAAAATCGTGGGTCGTATCAAGGATTTAATTATTCGTGGTGGTGAAAATATTTCTCCATTCGAAATTGAAGAGTATTTGCATAATCATGATGAAATTAAAGATGTACAGGTGATTGGAGTGCCTGATGCAAAATATGGTGAACAGGTAATGGCCTGGGTGGTATTACAGGATGGCTCAAGAATTACAGAAGAGGATTTGATAAATTATTGTAAAGGCCAGATTGCTACCTTTAAAATTCCTAAATACTGGAAGTTTGTGGATGAATTTCCAACAACAGTAACAGGTAAAGTGCGCAAGGTAGAAATGCGCGAGATCTCATGCCGAGAGCTTGGCCTTGAACAACGAAAGTAA
- a CDS encoding glycoside hydrolase family 97 protein, translating into MKKLIFLINMVLFTSVMYGQGLSSPDGNFKMQFQIVDGKPSYKLDYKGKAIVKESHLGFELFDAPDLMDGFSLVDSKTSTFDESWKPVWGEYKEIRNHYNELAVTVNQDETNRKMIIRFRLFNDGLGFRYEFPEQDNLTYFVIKEEHTQFAMAGDHTAYWIPGDYDTQEYDYTISKMSEIRGLMQGAITDNASQTQFSETGVQTALMLKSDDGIYINLHEAALIDYACMHLNLDDKNMVFESWLTPDAQGKKGYMQAPCTTPWRTVIASDHAGDILLSTITLNLNEPCAYEDTDWIHPVKYIGVWWEMITGKSSWAYTDLPSVKLDETDYSKTTPNGKHAANTEHVKYYIDFAAKHGFDAVLVEGWNIGWEDWFGKSKDYVFDFLTPYPDFDVEGLRDYAKSKGVRLMMHHETSSSVRNYERHMDEAYQFMVDNNYNSVKSGYVGDIIPRGETHYGQWMVNHYLYAVKKAADYKIMVNAHEAVRPTGLCRTYPNLIGNESARGTEYESFGGSKPNHTTILPFTRLIGGPMDYTPGIFEQDVSKYNPDNHSWVNTTIARQLALYVTMYSPLQMAADLPETYEKFMDAFQFIKDVPLDWDDTKVPEAEPGKYITYARKQKGADNWFVGCTNGYDGRTSKVAFDFLTPGKKYVATVYADTKDAHYKNNPQSYQIHKYVVTNKSKLNQYCAPGGGYAVSITEVTDKAELKGLKKL; encoded by the coding sequence ATGAAAAAATTGATATTCCTAATTAACATGGTACTTTTTACATCGGTAATGTACGGACAAGGTCTGAGCTCGCCGGATGGGAATTTTAAAATGCAATTTCAGATTGTAGATGGAAAGCCAAGTTATAAGCTTGATTATAAAGGTAAGGCTATTGTTAAAGAAAGTCATTTGGGATTTGAGCTTTTTGATGCTCCCGACTTAATGGATGGTTTTTCTTTAGTTGATAGTAAAACATCGACTTTTGACGAAAGCTGGAAACCAGTTTGGGGTGAGTACAAAGAAATTCGTAATCATTATAATGAATTAGCAGTAACGGTTAATCAGGATGAAACCAATCGTAAAATGATTATTCGTTTTCGTTTATTTAACGATGGTTTGGGTTTTCGTTATGAATTTCCTGAGCAGGATAATCTTACCTATTTTGTGATTAAAGAGGAACATACTCAGTTTGCTATGGCTGGTGATCATACTGCTTACTGGATACCTGGTGATTATGATACGCAGGAGTATGATTACACCATCTCAAAAATGTCGGAGATAAGAGGTTTGATGCAAGGAGCTATTACCGATAATGCATCGCAAACACAATTTTCAGAAACGGGTGTTCAAACTGCTTTAATGCTTAAAAGCGATGATGGTATTTATATAAACCTTCACGAGGCTGCTTTGATTGATTATGCTTGTATGCACTTAAATCTGGATGATAAAAACATGGTTTTTGAATCGTGGTTAACTCCGGATGCTCAAGGCAAAAAAGGTTATATGCAAGCTCCTTGCACTACACCTTGGCGTACGGTTATTGCAAGCGATCATGCAGGTGATATTCTTTTATCAACCATAACATTGAATTTAAATGAGCCTTGTGCTTATGAAGATACAGACTGGATTCATCCTGTTAAATACATTGGTGTTTGGTGGGAAATGATTACTGGAAAAAGCTCTTGGGCTTATACCGATTTACCAAGTGTAAAATTGGATGAAACTGATTATTCAAAAACGACTCCTAATGGTAAACATGCTGCTAACACTGAGCATGTGAAGTATTATATCGATTTTGCAGCTAAACATGGTTTTGATGCTGTATTGGTTGAAGGCTGGAATATTGGTTGGGAAGATTGGTTTGGTAAATCAAAGGATTATGTGTTTGATTTCTTAACTCCTTATCCTGATTTTGACGTGGAAGGATTACGCGATTATGCCAAAAGCAAAGGGGTTCGTTTGATGATGCACCACGAAACTTCAAGCTCGGTGCGTAATTACGAACGCCATATGGATGAGGCATACCAATTTATGGTGGATAACAACTATAACTCGGTAAAGAGTGGTTATGTGGGTGATATTATTCCTCGCGGTGAAACCCATTACGGACAATGGATGGTTAACCATTACTTGTATGCGGTTAAAAAAGCGGCTGATTATAAAATTATGGTGAATGCCCATGAAGCTGTTCGCCCAACCGGATTATGTCGTACTTATCCAAACTTAATAGGTAATGAGTCGGCTCGGGGAACGGAATATGAATCTTTTGGAGGAAGCAAGCCTAACCATACTACTATATTGCCATTTACACGTTTAATTGGTGGCCCAATGGATTATACTCCCGGTATTTTCGAACAAGATGTTAGTAAATACAATCCTGATAACCACTCGTGGGTGAATACTACAATTGCACGACAGTTGGCATTGTATGTTACAATGTATAGCCCTTTACAAATGGCAGCTGATTTACCTGAGACTTATGAGAAGTTTATGGATGCTTTCCAATTTATAAAAGATGTGCCATTGGATTGGGACGACACTAAAGTGCCGGAAGCAGAACCAGGTAAATACATTACTTATGCTCGTAAACAAAAAGGTGCTGATAACTGGTTTGTAGGATGTACTAATGGGTATGATGGACGTACTTCGAAAGTGGCTTTCGACTTTTTAACTCCAGGTAAAAAATATGTTGCAACCGTTTATGCCGATACTAAAGATGCGCACTACAAAAACAATCCACAGTCGTATCAGATTCATAAATATGTGGTAACAAATAAATCAAAACTAAATCAGTATTGTGCTCCGGGCGGAGGATATGCAGTTAGCATTACCGAAGTTACTGATAAAGCAGAGTTAAAAGGATTAAAAAAACTATAA
- a CDS encoding gliding motility-associated C-terminal domain-containing protein, giving the protein MNLNKVLTLLTLLSLFTISLQAQVTATIVSDDTAICEDSGNLATIKIKFEGDKFPFGLIYITYDLDGNPLEKTYLTSQTKLIRSEDLDNDNVWTKELPFPQSTTLKLDKVFDADCPTTIVNGEPTYIEESGYPCNSETNITIDEMPDPNAGLYNPTCGYNVQLSAKLTDENHTMYWSDIIGGSFDNKNIPNAVFTAETKGIYTLTLTEENGACTATDNITVELWGTPKASLSGNQTICSNDGNNYILTTTTDISNGTAPYNYIISNGIEQRPFVGSEGTNSVNYPVSEEANWTIIELNDANECEAVDITGSATVTDNKPNANAGISDKWCESDLSKGYTLNATLDKGTGEWLNTTGITFNDNTSINAVAIASDFGKYSLTWKETYEGCSETATIDINFINPPTLELSETSTNICEGESTLLKVTTTGSYYPLTLSYSNETTKEELIQSSYQEITLQPSDIGKITYWITSLRDNEGCTAEWSNKSFVTNVTAIPVPNPGDYFPVCGNLITLDAILNENEVGTWSSLSGGTFSDIHSPLTDFSIDKNTQLPNESHTLSWQVKSTKNNNCTSTGTIELKFNKFPENIFAGDDQTLYLIDTISLHPTGWEPGMNAWWNSSSSQIILQTLINGDGKAANIPPGSSYLTWHVESSEDCYMEDQILLSQNPLTAPTGFSPNASSNNVFRIGGAEHLTNVTLNVFNKNGMLVYDSKNFGQPNNEAMIWWDGRDNNNKLLPADTYYYTFTGVSKENGELFTKKNFVVIKY; this is encoded by the coding sequence ATGAATTTAAACAAGGTTTTGACGCTACTTACTCTTTTGAGTCTTTTTACAATTTCATTACAAGCACAGGTTACTGCAACTATTGTTAGTGATGATACAGCTATTTGTGAAGACTCAGGGAATTTAGCCACCATTAAAATTAAGTTTGAAGGAGATAAATTTCCTTTTGGTTTAATTTACATAACGTATGATCTAGATGGTAATCCACTAGAAAAAACATATTTAACCAGCCAGACTAAACTAATACGTTCCGAAGACTTAGATAATGATAATGTTTGGACCAAGGAACTACCATTTCCTCAATCAACAACCTTAAAGCTAGATAAAGTATTTGATGCAGACTGTCCAACCACTATTGTAAACGGAGAGCCCACTTACATAGAAGAATCTGGGTATCCTTGTAATAGCGAAACCAATATTACCATTGATGAAATGCCAGATCCTAATGCTGGACTATATAATCCTACGTGTGGCTACAACGTGCAATTAAGTGCTAAATTAACAGACGAAAATCATACTATGTATTGGAGCGACATTATTGGAGGAAGCTTCGATAATAAGAATATTCCTAATGCTGTCTTTACTGCCGAAACAAAAGGAATTTATACATTAACGCTTACTGAAGAAAATGGAGCTTGTACAGCAACAGATAATATTACAGTTGAATTATGGGGTACACCAAAGGCCTCTTTAAGCGGAAATCAAACAATTTGCTCTAACGATGGTAACAACTATATTTTAACAACAACTACTGACATTTCTAATGGAACAGCCCCATATAATTACATCATATCAAATGGTATTGAGCAAAGACCATTTGTTGGAAGTGAAGGTACCAATTCTGTAAATTACCCGGTATCAGAAGAAGCCAACTGGACCATTATAGAATTAAATGATGCCAATGAATGTGAAGCTGTTGATATTACGGGTTCAGCAACAGTTACTGACAATAAGCCTAATGCCAATGCCGGCATTTCTGACAAATGGTGCGAGAGTGATCTTTCAAAAGGATATACTTTAAACGCTACTCTTGACAAAGGAACCGGAGAATGGCTTAATACAACCGGTATAACCTTTAATGATAATACTTCGATTAATGCGGTTGCTATAGCATCGGATTTTGGTAAATATTCACTTACCTGGAAAGAAACCTATGAAGGATGCAGTGAAACAGCAACAATAGATATAAACTTCATCAATCCACCAACACTGGAATTATCCGAAACTTCAACAAATATTTGTGAAGGTGAATCAACATTATTAAAGGTAACAACCACAGGCTCCTATTATCCTCTTACTTTATCTTATAGCAACGAAACAACAAAAGAAGAACTTATTCAATCTTCTTATCAGGAAATAACATTACAGCCTTCCGACATTGGAAAGATAACCTATTGGATAACATCACTTAGAGATAATGAAGGCTGTACAGCAGAATGGAGCAACAAATCGTTTGTTACCAATGTAACTGCAATTCCAGTACCCAATCCGGGCGATTATTTTCCTGTCTGTGGTAATCTTATCACATTAGATGCAATATTGAATGAAAACGAAGTCGGCACATGGTCTTCTCTTTCAGGAGGAACATTTTCTGATATACATTCTCCTTTAACTGATTTTTCGATAGATAAAAACACGCAGCTACCTAACGAGTCGCACACTCTTAGCTGGCAGGTGAAAAGCACCAAGAATAATAATTGTACATCAACTGGAACTATCGAACTAAAATTCAATAAATTCCCTGAAAATATTTTTGCAGGAGATGATCAAACTCTATACTTAATAGATACTATTAGTTTACACCCCACAGGATGGGAACCAGGCATGAATGCCTGGTGGAATAGTTCTTCTTCTCAAATTATTTTACAAACGCTTATTAATGGCGATGGGAAAGCGGCTAACATCCCCCCAGGTAGTAGTTATCTTACCTGGCATGTTGAGAGTAGCGAAGATTGCTATATGGAAGATCAAATCTTATTAAGCCAAAATCCACTAACTGCCCCAACAGGCTTCTCTCCCAATGCAAGTTCTAATAATGTATTTCGCATTGGTGGAGCAGAACATTTAACCAACGTTACACTGAATGTTTTCAATAAAAATGGCATGTTAGTTTATGATTCTAAAAATTTCGGTCAACCCAATAATGAAGCAATGATATGGTGGGATGGTCGTGATAACAACAACAAACTTCTACCGGCAGACACATATTATTATACATTTACTGGTGTATCAAAAGAAAATGGAGAACTATTTACCAAAAAGAATTTTGTGGTAATAAAATATTAA
- a CDS encoding type IX secretion system membrane protein PorP/SprF, with translation MKRITKLTLIFLSISSLAVHAQKELVMSQYMHNRYSINSAFAGNREAISIFGAYRQKWVGLNGAPSEQYFSGHAPLKNKKVALGLDIYNQQYGVTRQTGGAISYTYRILMDEGQRLSFGLNAGFINYNSNWTEIETIEPDYDNIFSSNESAGTPLIGLGVAWYGNNFFVGLSVPNFVYFNIGESKSEGFSPGKSNYIITGGYLYKVSKLIAIQPSVLAQYNPNEKSILDLNCTAIYNSTLWIGASVRNNMDIVGLVGYQITPQMRFAYSFDYSAGNYIRSYNSGTHEISIQFDFGYKINTPNPKFF, from the coding sequence ATGAAAAGAATAACCAAACTAACACTCATTTTCCTTTCGATTTCATCGCTTGCTGTTCATGCTCAAAAAGAACTAGTAATGAGCCAGTATATGCATAATCGTTACTCCATTAACTCGGCATTCGCAGGAAATAGAGAAGCAATTTCTATTTTTGGCGCATATCGACAAAAATGGGTAGGACTTAATGGTGCTCCAAGTGAGCAATACTTCAGCGGTCATGCTCCATTAAAGAATAAAAAAGTGGCATTGGGGCTTGATATTTACAATCAACAATACGGTGTTACACGCCAAACTGGAGGGGCAATATCGTATACATACCGAATATTGATGGATGAAGGCCAGCGACTAAGCTTTGGCTTGAATGCTGGATTTATAAATTATAATTCAAATTGGACCGAGATTGAAACAATTGAGCCTGATTACGATAACATTTTCTCATCAAACGAAAGTGCTGGAACTCCATTAATTGGTTTAGGGGTTGCCTGGTATGGCAATAACTTTTTTGTTGGCTTGTCTGTGCCCAACTTCGTTTATTTCAATATTGGAGAATCAAAATCGGAAGGCTTCTCTCCAGGCAAATCAAATTATATTATTACCGGTGGATATCTCTATAAAGTATCTAAACTAATAGCTATTCAACCGAGTGTATTGGCACAATACAATCCTAACGAAAAATCTATTCTAGACTTAAATTGCACGGCAATTTACAATAGTACTTTATGGATTGGAGCATCAGTAAGAAATAACATGGACATTGTTGGTTTAGTGGGATACCAAATTACACCCCAAATGCGTTTTGCTTATAGTTTTGACTATTCTGCTGGTAACTACATCCGATCATATAATAGTGGAACACATGAAATTTCGATACAATTTGATTTCGGATATAAAATCAATACACCCAACCCAAAATTTTTCTAA